Proteins found in one Paenibacillus borealis genomic segment:
- a CDS encoding hemolysin family protein has translation MSDPLPGILNVGLIILIVLLNGFFVSVEYAMVKVRSGRIDSLIEEGSKRAPAARNIVHNLDGYLSACQLGITLASLALGWLGEPAIATIVGPLITNLGFGETTVFVVSLIIAFMFITVLHIVLGELAPKTIAVNKAEAVLLLAAGPMNVFYRIMYPFIWVVNGLARGLLRIFRLAPASELATAHTEEEIRILMQESNKSGLIDNTEMTLVDNIFEFADTMAREIMIPRTEMICLNTHLETDENLEIAFDGMRTRYPVCDGDKDHILGFIHIKDMIRDNAPKYNELIRPILTVPESIQISSLLKVMQRAKTQIAILIDEYGGTSGMVTLEDIMEEIVGEIQDEFDEERPGIEKLGEDEFSIDGLMLIEEINDTLGIHMETDDYDTIGGWLYSKLEVNPPQKGQTVEFDNHLFVVEETDNKRISRIKLLKVQFLTEEAGA, from the coding sequence TTGAGCGACCCTTTACCCGGTATATTAAATGTAGGTCTTATTATTTTGATTGTGCTGCTTAACGGTTTTTTTGTTTCGGTTGAGTATGCAATGGTGAAGGTGCGCAGCGGGCGCATCGATTCACTGATTGAGGAAGGCAGCAAGAGAGCTCCTGCAGCAAGAAACATCGTTCATAATCTGGATGGTTATCTGTCCGCTTGTCAGCTCGGCATTACACTTGCCTCGCTTGCGCTGGGCTGGCTCGGAGAACCGGCGATTGCTACGATTGTAGGACCGCTTATTACGAACCTCGGCTTCGGGGAAACAACTGTTTTTGTGGTTTCGCTTATCATTGCCTTTATGTTTATCACAGTTCTGCATATTGTACTGGGCGAGCTTGCCCCGAAGACCATTGCGGTGAATAAAGCGGAGGCGGTGCTTCTGCTTGCTGCAGGTCCGATGAATGTATTCTACCGGATCATGTATCCCTTCATCTGGGTGGTCAACGGCCTGGCACGCGGCCTGCTGCGTATCTTCCGTCTGGCGCCGGCATCGGAGCTGGCTACAGCACATACAGAGGAAGAAATACGCATTCTGATGCAGGAGAGCAACAAAAGCGGATTGATCGACAACACAGAAATGACCCTGGTGGATAATATCTTCGAATTTGCCGATACCATGGCCAGGGAGATTATGATTCCGCGCACGGAGATGATCTGTCTCAATACACATTTGGAGACGGATGAGAACCTGGAAATCGCCTTTGACGGGATGAGAACACGTTATCCGGTCTGCGACGGAGACAAGGACCATATTCTCGGCTTCATTCATATCAAGGATATGATCCGGGATAATGCACCCAAGTATAACGAATTGATCCGCCCTATACTAACTGTACCGGAATCGATTCAGATTAGCAGTCTCCTCAAGGTCATGCAGCGTGCCAAGACCCAAATCGCTATCCTGATTGATGAGTATGGCGGTACCTCGGGTATGGTTACTCTGGAGGATATTATGGAGGAGATCGTCGGAGAGATTCAGGATGAGTTCGACGAGGAACGTCCCGGCATCGAGAAGCTGGGGGAGGATGAGTTCTCTATAGACGGCCTGATGCTGATCGAGGAGATCAATGATACCCTCGGAATCCACATGGAGACGGATGATTACGATACGATAGGCGGCTGGCTGTACTCCAAGCTGGAGGTCAATCCTCCCCAGAAGGGCCAGA
- the gerQ gene encoding spore coat protein GerQ — MSNKGSIGNMGTMGTMSGMPPQVSSGSPMTPSGAVVSTTAPVFEQSYVENIFRLNLGKVGTFYFTYENNKDWNAKVYTGVLEAAGRDHLIISDRATGQRVVLLMVNFDYATFEEPLVYQYPGVIGNPAVVRNCR, encoded by the coding sequence ATGAGCAACAAGGGCAGCATTGGAAATATGGGTACTATGGGCACCATGAGCGGTATGCCGCCTCAAGTCTCCAGCGGCAGCCCCATGACACCAAGCGGAGCAGTGGTCTCTACAACTGCACCGGTGTTCGAACAATCTTATGTGGAGAACATCTTCCGCCTTAACCTTGGCAAGGTCGGCACCTTCTACTTCACCTATGAGAATAACAAAGACTGGAACGCCAAGGTCTACACCGGTGTGCTTGAAGCTGCAGGCCGCGACCATCTGATTATCAGTGACCGGGCGACCGGACAGCGGGTTGTCCTGCTGATGGTGAATTTCGATTATGCCACCTTTGAAGAGCCGCTGGTCTATCAATATCCGGGAGTTATCGGAAATCCTGCTGTGGTGCGCAACTGCCGATAA